From the genome of Argentina anserina chromosome 4, drPotAnse1.1, whole genome shotgun sequence, one region includes:
- the LOC126792254 gene encoding ethylene-responsive transcription factor ERF086 has translation MEKPLTQSGERSRGRRKQAEPGRFLGVRRRPWGRYAAEIRDPSTKERHWLGTFDTAQEAALAYDRAALSMKGAQARTNFIYSDNSTFHSLLTPFNLQTLLPQQSLEFFTSSTAQTPRQQQEQPTHQNAPAGQSSMSYQHERNPNLRSNEKASFDGLFFCNDFSSDNSGYLGCIVPDNCLRPPSDIAKSSDFTTTHASDIDHQNLSFTNSSVQTQSHCDQSSCTATTFPLDVTNVPASIMVSSSNPGDQPSCFDGFSHGFWGDNQQYSSLDQLMDSRELSTMVGNNLLMTEDGCTTGSGAFYPIVENPSTSFSCSPSIHPPFGDVVIDFGHSLY, from the coding sequence ATGGAAAAACCTCTCACCCAATCTGGTGAGAGATCAAGAGGGAGAAGGAAGCAAGCAGAACCAGGTAGGTTTCTTGGGGTGAGGAGAAGGCCTTGGGGTAGATATGCAGCTGAGATCAGAGACCCGAGTACTAAGGAGAGGCATTGGCTTGGGACATTTGACACTGCCCAAGAAGCAGCTTTGGCTTATGACAGAGCTGCTTTGTCCATGAAAGGAGCTCAAGCAAGAACCAACTTCATTTACTCTGACAACTCCACTTTCCACTCTCTTCTAACACCCTTTAATCTTCAAACCCTATTGCCACAACAATCACTTGAGTTCTTCACTTCTTCTACTGCACAGACTCCTAGACAACAGCAAGAACAACCCACCCATCAGAATGCTCCAGCTGGTCAGTCCAGCATGTCTTATCAGCATGAGAGGAACCCCAATCTTAGGTCCAATGAAAAAGCTTCATTTGATGGCCTCTTCTTCTGCAATGACTTTTCTTCTGACAACTCAGGATACTTGGGTTGCATTGTTCCGGATAACTGCTTGAGGCCTCCTTCAGATATTGCCAAAAGCAGTGACTTCACTACTACTCATGCTTCGGATATTGATCATCAGAACTTAAGCTTTACAAATTCCTCGGTTCAAACTCAATCGCATTGTGATCAAAGCAGCTGTACTGCTACCACATTTCCTCTAGATGTAACGAATGTGCCAGCTTCGATAATGGTGTCTAGCAGTAACCCTGGAGACCAGCCTTCTTGCTTTGATGGATTTAGTCATGGATTCTGGGGGGATAACCAGCAGTACTCGTCATTGGATCAGTTGATGGATTCCAGAGAGCTTTCAACAATGGTGGGCAACAACCTATTGATGACTGAAGATGGGTGCACCACTGGATCCGGAGCTTTCTATCCGATCGTCGAAAATCCTAGTACTTCGTTCTCTTGCTCCCCATCAATCCATCCTCCTTTTGGTGATGTAGTAATCGACTTTGGCCATTCCCTCTATTAA
- the LOC126792951 gene encoding zinc finger CCCH domain-containing protein 34: MERYGRNNTEGSESDPSPEWTAPGPETGLEESMWQLGLGPGESYPERPDEADCSYYLRTGICGYGSRCRYNHPRDRSAVTGALRAGVVEYPERVGQPVCQYYMRTGTCKFGATCKYHHPKQGGGSASPVSLNYYGYPMRLGERECSYYVKTGQCKFGATCKFHHPPLTGTQSQVPSQAQASIVPAPTMYQTVQSPSVSSQPYGTVMVARPPLLPSSYVQSPYGPMLIPPGIVPFSGWGPYPTGASPLASPSTQTTVGSGALYGINQLSSSAPAYTGIFPTVPFSLGPPTTSQKEQSHPERPGQAECQYYLRTGDCKFGSSCRYHHPAEVVAPKTPVALSSVGLPSHPGAPLCTHYAQRGACKFGSSCKFDHPMGTLSYSPSASSVTDMPVAPYPVGSSIGMLAPSSSSSELRPELNSGTSKDSVSARMSSSLSTVSGSVGSTVSKDDVAHLGDQQSAQVSGPSTTSDNGTESHSSS, translated from the exons ATGGAGAGGTACGGTCGGAACAACACGGAAGGGTCGGAGTCGGATCCATCGCCGGAGTGGACCGCTCCGGGACCCGAGACCGGGCTGGAAG AATCCATGTGGCAGTTGGGCCTCGGACCCGGAGAATCGTACCCGGAGCGACCCGACGAGGCCGATTGCAGTTACTATCTCCGGACTGGGATTTGTGGCTACGGCTCTAGGTGTCGGTACAATCACCCCCGTGATCGTAGCGCG GTTACCGGAGCTCTGAGAGCTGGGGTTGTGGAGTACCCGGAGCGGGTGGGGCAGCCTGTGTGCCAG TATTATATGAGGACGGGGACGTGCAAATTTGGTGCCACTTGTAAGTATCACCACCCTAAGCAGGGAGGAGGCTCGGCATCCCCTGTATCACTAAATTACTATGGATACCCAATGCGGCTG GGTGAAAGAGAGTGTTCGTACTATGTCAAAACTGGACAGTGTAAGTTTGGTGCAACTTGTAAATTCCATCATCCACCACTGACTGGCACACAATCTCAAGTGCCATCACAAGCCCAAGCTTCAATTGTACCTGCGCCCACAATGTATCAAACTGTGCAATCTCCATCCGTTTCCTCACAGCCATATGGAACAGTAATGGTTGCAAGACCTCCTTTGCTCCCTAGCTCATACGTTCAAAGCCCCTATGGTCCGATGCTGATTCCCCCTGGAATAGTTCCTTTCTCTGGTTGGGGTCCATATCCG ACTGGTGCAAGCCCATTAGCTTCTCCTAGTACTCAAACCACTGTTGGTTCAGGGGCACTTTATGGGATAAATCAACTATCTTCTTCAGCGCCTGCATATACAGGAATCTTTCCAACTGTACCTTTTTCTCTTGGTCCTCCAACCACTAGCCAGAAGGAGCAATCTCATCCTGAAAGACCTGGCCAAGCAGAATGTCAGTATTACTTGAGAACGGGGGATTGTAAATTTGGGTCCTCATGTAGATATCATCACCCAGCAGAAGTTGTTGCACCAAAAACGCCTGTTGCCCTTAGCTCAGTTGGTCTTCCATCGCACCCG GGTGCACCACTTTGCACTCACTATGCACAACGTGGAGCATGCAAGTTTGGGTCATCATGCAAATTTGACCACCCAATGGGAACGCTCAGTTACAGTCCATCAGCGTCTTCTGTCACTGATATGCCAGTTGCACCCTACCCAGTGGGATCCTCAATAGGTATGCTAGCCCCATCATCCTCATCGTCAGAGTTGCGGCCTGAACTCAATTCAGGCACAAGCAAGGACTCAGTTTCTGCCAGAATGTCTTCTTCACTGAGCACTGTTAGTGGATCAGTTGGCTCCACTGTTTCTAAGGATGATGTTGCCCATTTGGGTGATCAACAGTCTGCTCAGGTTTCTGGTCCTTCAACTACCAGTGACAACGGTACAGAGTCTCATAGTTCAAGTTAA